The genomic interval TCGGCTTCAGTATCAAACCCCCGTAAACTTCGGTACCACCCCACCTCCGAACCTCAGGTTCCCCTCCTATGCAGTGACTAGGCGAGCTCAGACATTCCACAATTCCCTCcctgaggaaaaaggaaataccTCAAGCTCAGGCCTGGGCTGTGAGGACGCGTCTGTTCAAGGACTGCGGGTTGGGATGGACGGTTGTCCCCACGCCTTGCGTTGAGGGGTTCCTCTGCACACCcttctaaggggaaaaaaaaaaggctacaaaACACATGAAAACTAAAGTTTTGTTCTCCCAGCTTCTGAAGTGACATTTTCGGGAGCAGTGTGACCGTTTAACTTCTAACACTGCCTTAAAAGAGACAGAACGTTTCCTTTTCACGTTCCCCGCCGCGTCCGCTCATAGTAGCACTCCTGCACGGGAGCGTGGACTGAAGCGCACCACTACCTCAGCCGCTTCCAGTCTCAGCGTCTCCTAAGATGGCCGAGGCCGCTTCCGGCTCCTCCCCTGCCGCGGCCCCGCCCACCACCTCACGTCAGCCTTCGCCTCGGAAGTGGAAGTAGTGACTGAGGTCAGGGGGCGGGATCGCTGCTTGGAGACGGCGGGAGCGCTTTCGCCATGGCGGCCGGGCCGATCTCCGAGCGAAACCAGGGTGACTGGAGGGGACAAACCCAGAATGGGCTCTGGGGGTTTGAGGGACCTCGACTAGGCCCAGCAGTGTTTCCGCTGGGGCGGGAGATTTTGCCTTTCCGAAGGGCGCGAGACTGGTTCCGATGCCTTATGGGGACGGGATGGACAGACTTGAGGCCTGTAGTTGTGATGCTGTGTCCAatcctctgctgccttcccactcaaaaaaaaaaaaaaaaaaaaatagaagaagaagaagaaaaagaaaagttacagaGTGAACTTGCACCGTCACTCTCAATTAGACATAAGATTGTCTATTTTCTGGAAAGGAGGAGCTTCTAAAAGCTTAATCtaacatctttttgttttttcgcTTTTCTaccccatctccacccccactTCCTCCGCCTGGGTTCCATCTTCATGTTCCCGTTACCTCCCTATTTCCCCTCATCTCTGTCCTCACCTCTTAATCCTGTCTTCCAGATGCCACTGTGTATGTGGGGGGCCTCGATGAGAAGGTTAGCGAACCACTGCTGTGGGAACTATTTCTCCAGGCAGGACCAGTAGTGAACACGCACATGCCAAAAGATAGAGTCACTGGTCAGCACCAAGGTGAGTACACGGCAAAAAGTACAGTTACGTATGGAGGGGACAGATTGCTCCTGGAGGTCTCCAGTGATATTAAGCGTTTTGGAGTGAGCAAACTAAAGATTTTGTTTCTGGAACCATTCTCAATTGAAGTTGGAATTATTATTTCTTATCCTTTGTGCTTTAGAAGACAAATGAGTTATAAACTCGtttttaaatcacttcagttgctAACCTCTTCTTTTCCACTTCCCCAGGCTATGGCTTTGTGGAATTCTTGAGTGAGGAAGATGCTGACTATGCCATTAAGATCATGAACATGATCAAACTCTATGGGAAGCCAATACGGGTGAACAAGGCATCAGCTCACAACAAAAACCTGGATGTGGGGGCCAACATTTTTATTGGGAACCTGGACCCGGAGATTGATGAGAAGTTGCTTTATGATACTTTTAGCGCCTTTGGGGTCATCTTACAAACCCCCAAGATTATGCGGGACCCTGACACAGGCAACTCCAAAGGTTATGCCTTTATTAATTTTGCTTCATTTGATGCTTCGGATGCAGCGATTGAGGCCATGAATGGGCAGTACCTCTGTAACCGCCCAATCACTGTGTCCTACGCATTCAAGAAGGACTCCAAGGGTGAGCGCCATGGCTCAGCCGCTGAAAGACTTCTGGCAGCACAGAACCCACTCTCCCAGGCTGACCGCCCTCATCAGCTATTTGCAGATGCACCCCCTCCACCATCTGCTCCCAATCCTGTGGTATCATCATTGGGATCTGGGCTTCCTCCACCAggtaaagcttttgataaaaaATGTTTGTCTTGGGTTGGGAAGGGTGGggccaggaagaaggaaaaataacctG from Budorcas taxicolor isolate Tak-1 chromosome 3, Takin1.1, whole genome shotgun sequence carries:
- the SF3B4 gene encoding splicing factor 3B subunit 4, with protein sequence MAAGPISERNQDATVYVGGLDEKVSEPLLWELFLQAGPVVNTHMPKDRVTGQHQGYGFVEFLSEEDADYAIKIMNMIKLYGKPIRVNKASAHNKNLDVGANIFIGNLDPEIDEKLLYDTFSAFGVILQTPKIMRDPDTGNSKGYAFINFASFDASDAAIEAMNGQYLCNRPITVSYAFKKDSKGERHGSAAERLLAAQNPLSQADRPHQLFADAPPPPSAPNPVVSSLGSGLPPPGMPPPGSFPPPVPPPGALPPGIPPAMPPPPMPPGAGGHGPPSAGTPGAGHPGHGHSHPHPFPPGGMPHPGMSQMQLAHHGPHGLGHPHAGPPGSGGQPPPRPPPGMPHPGPPPMGMPPRGPPFGSPMGHPGPMPPHGMRGPPPLMPPHGYTGPPRPPPYGYQRGPLPPPRPTPRPPVPPRGPLRGPLPQ